The DNA window CCGCATCTTTTTCAGTTATTTTTGGAGGAACCTACAGAGATTTCATTGTTGCAATGATTATAGGGGGAGTCCTAAATATTTTTACATATTTATCAAACAAACTAGAGATCAATAATTTTATTGTTAATAGTGTCGGCGGTGCCATATGTGCCTTCATAGGAACCTTTTTTATGAAAATAGGAGTGGCTGATAACCTTGATAAAATAATCATAGGCTCACTCATGCTTTTAGTTCCGGGAATGGCTCTTACAAATGCCGTAAGGGATATTATTGCAGGAGACTTCATGGCGGGAATGGCCCGTGGAGTAGAGGCCCTACTTATCGCCACCTCTTTGGCAATAGGGACTGGAGCTGTTCTTACATTAATGTTATAAT is part of the uncultured Ilyobacter sp. genome and encodes:
- a CDS encoding threonine/serine exporter family protein, whose translation is MIKDKILKVSTYAGKIILENGGETYRVENTVCKICETYGYTADCFATLTGIMASLEDQEGNISSIIVRISKRGTNLDRIHRVNILSREAHRYTPEELMKSLKSIELEKRYPMHLNFLAYAFCAASFSVIFGGTYRDFIVAMIIGGVLNIFTYLSNKLEINNFIVNSVGGAICAFIGTFFMKIGVADNLDKIIIGSLMLLVPGMALTNAVRDIIAGDFMAGMARGVEALLIATSLAIGTGAVLTLML